In the genome of Halobacterium noricense, one region contains:
- a CDS encoding Sjogren's syndrome/scleroderma autoantigen 1 family protein translates to MSDTDDGFDEEAVREELREKYADDDRGETERMSELLLQGATMTNQHCDRCGNPIFRYEGQSFCPNCQQAAEQQQTAQQQAAQQQADTEGQAAQQPSQPAGGDADAAEGARASQPTGNAAERQQPAEGRQPAERQQSTQPAREQRREQPAPTEQPAVDSELPNTSPSGEAADALESSIAALARRAAGADDPRRAREFLEAAREAAEALDAIRRNA, encoded by the coding sequence ATGAGCGACACGGACGACGGCTTCGACGAGGAGGCCGTGCGCGAGGAACTCCGCGAGAAGTACGCCGACGACGACCGTGGGGAGACCGAGCGCATGAGCGAACTCCTGCTGCAGGGTGCGACGATGACCAACCAGCACTGCGACCGCTGTGGCAACCCCATCTTCCGCTACGAGGGCCAGTCCTTCTGCCCCAACTGCCAGCAGGCCGCCGAACAACAGCAGACCGCGCAGCAGCAGGCCGCGCAGCAGCAGGCTGACACCGAAGGACAGGCGGCACAGCAGCCCTCGCAGCCAGCGGGCGGCGACGCGGACGCAGCCGAAGGTGCCCGTGCCAGCCAGCCGACCGGTAACGCCGCCGAGCGCCAGCAGCCCGCCGAAGGCCGGCAGCCCGCCGAACGCCAGCAGTCCACCCAGCCCGCACGCGAGCAGCGCCGCGAACAGCCCGCGCCGACCGAGCAGCCGGCAGTCGACAGCGAACTCCCGAATACTTCGCCGTCCGGCGAAGCCGCCGACGCACTGGAATCCTCGATTGCCGCGCTGGCGCGCCGCGCCGCCGGCGCCGACGACCCGCGGCGGGCCCGCGAGTTCCTCGAAGCCGCTCGCGAGGCCGCCGAAGCGCTGGACGCGATCCGCCGTAATGCGTAA
- a CDS encoding NUDIX hydrolase, which produces MTADFPESLTDPVTLRDHDTVDVRDRTHDVDTAEFADATELDSHVVVGVVSDVGVLLQNDGHHGWTLPAFPAEAGDDWLAVARHEFEGLTGVPIDVDAVERLRAREYRVPDTGDSTTVYNVVVRATPNARLPEEPQSRVDGTKIEWFADVPEDVSRPVAADVERFVD; this is translated from the coding sequence GTGACCGCCGACTTCCCTGAATCCCTGACAGACCCCGTGACGCTCCGCGACCACGATACTGTCGACGTCCGGGACAGGACCCACGATGTCGACACGGCTGAGTTCGCTGACGCGACCGAGTTGGACAGCCACGTGGTCGTCGGTGTTGTGAGCGACGTTGGCGTCCTCCTCCAGAACGACGGCCACCACGGCTGGACACTCCCCGCGTTTCCCGCCGAAGCCGGCGACGACTGGCTGGCGGTCGCGCGCCACGAGTTCGAGGGGCTGACTGGCGTCCCAATCGACGTCGACGCCGTCGAGCGCCTCCGCGCCCGCGAGTACCGCGTTCCCGACACCGGCGACAGCACTACGGTCTACAACGTGGTCGTCCGCGCGACGCCGAACGCTCGACTTCCTGAGGAGCCGCAAAGCCGCGTGGACGGCACCAAAATCGAGTGGTTCGCGGACGTTCCCGAAGACGTTTCCAGACCTGTCGCAGCGGACGTCGAGCGATTCGTGGACTGA
- a CDS encoding tyrosine--tRNA ligase, translating into MDTYELLTRNAAEVVTEEEVEALADDPDGKRAYVGYEPSGVLHLGHLLTANKLIDLQDAGLDVVVLLADVHAYLNGKGSFEEIRDTADQMKEQFLAYGLDEASTKFVLGSDYQLDDDYELDLHELELATSLNRAQRAMAEIQGGETAKVSHVVYPLMQALDIEYLDVDVAVGGMDQRKVHMLAREELPSLGYEKRLAVHTPILGDLETGEGKMSSSEGITISMEDSTEDLEEKVNSAFCPQTRDPEGDLVNPVLELFQYHVFPRFEAVVVERPDEYGGNLEYDDYEALAADLESGELHPADAKGALADYLDDLIAPGRERLREIRGE; encoded by the coding sequence ATGGACACCTACGAACTCCTCACGCGGAACGCGGCGGAAGTCGTGACCGAGGAGGAAGTCGAAGCGCTCGCCGACGACCCCGACGGGAAGCGAGCGTACGTCGGCTACGAGCCCTCGGGCGTGCTCCACCTCGGCCACCTGCTCACCGCGAACAAGCTCATCGACCTGCAGGACGCCGGGCTGGACGTCGTCGTCCTCCTGGCGGACGTCCACGCGTACCTCAACGGGAAAGGTTCCTTCGAGGAGATTCGGGACACCGCCGACCAGATGAAAGAGCAGTTCCTCGCGTACGGCCTCGACGAGGCCTCCACGAAGTTCGTGCTCGGCAGCGACTACCAGCTCGACGACGACTACGAACTGGACCTCCACGAATTGGAACTGGCGACATCGTTGAACCGCGCGCAGCGCGCGATGGCCGAAATTCAGGGCGGTGAGACCGCGAAGGTCAGCCACGTCGTCTACCCACTGATGCAGGCGCTGGACATCGAGTACCTCGACGTCGACGTCGCAGTCGGCGGCATGGACCAGCGGAAGGTCCACATGCTCGCCCGCGAGGAACTCCCGAGTCTCGGCTACGAGAAGCGCCTCGCCGTCCACACGCCGATTCTCGGCGACCTCGAGACCGGCGAGGGGAAGATGTCTTCCAGCGAGGGCATCACCATCTCCATGGAGGACTCCACAGAGGACCTCGAAGAGAAGGTGAACTCGGCGTTCTGCCCGCAAACCCGCGACCCCGAGGGCGACCTCGTCAACCCCGTGCTCGAACTGTTCCAGTACCACGTCTTCCCGCGCTTCGAGGCGGTCGTCGTCGAGCGCCCCGACGAGTACGGCGGCAACCTCGAATACGACGACTACGAGGCCCTCGCCGCGGACCTCGAATCCGGCGAACTCCACCCCGCGGACGCGAAGGGCGCGCTCGCGGACTACCTCGACGACCTCATCGCCCCCGGCCGCGAGCGGCTCCGCGAGATTCGTGGCGAGTAA
- the mdh gene encoding malate dehydrogenase — MTKVSIVGAAGTVGAAAGYNLALRDVADELVFVDIPDKEDETIGQAADANHGVAYDANTEVTQGTYEDTAGSDVVVITAGIPRQPGQTRIDLAGDNAPIMEDIGSSIAEHNDDFVTVTTSNPVDLLNRHLYESGDRDRHKVVGFGGRLDSARFRYVLSQRFDAPVQNVEATILGEHGDAQVPVFSKVRVNGADPDFSDDEREDILEELQQSAMDVIERKGATQWGPATGVAHMVEAILRDTGEVLPGSVVLDGEYGLDDVGLGVPVKLGSNGVEEVVEWDLTEYERDQLGEAAEKLSEQYDEIA, encoded by the coding sequence ATGACGAAAGTCAGCATCGTGGGGGCCGCCGGCACGGTCGGCGCCGCCGCAGGCTACAACCTCGCGCTCCGCGACGTGGCCGACGAACTCGTGTTCGTGGACATCCCGGACAAGGAAGACGAGACCATCGGGCAGGCCGCGGACGCGAACCACGGCGTCGCCTACGACGCCAACACGGAGGTCACCCAGGGGACGTACGAGGACACCGCTGGCTCCGACGTCGTCGTCATCACCGCGGGGATTCCCCGCCAGCCCGGCCAGACGCGCATCGACCTCGCGGGCGACAACGCGCCCATCATGGAGGACATCGGCTCCTCCATCGCCGAGCACAACGACGACTTCGTGACGGTCACGACGTCGAACCCCGTCGACCTCCTGAACCGCCACCTCTACGAGAGCGGCGACCGCGACCGTCACAAGGTCGTCGGGTTCGGCGGTCGCCTCGACAGCGCGCGCTTCCGCTACGTGCTGAGCCAGCGCTTCGACGCGCCCGTGCAGAACGTCGAAGCCACCATCCTCGGCGAGCACGGCGACGCGCAGGTGCCCGTGTTCTCGAAGGTGCGCGTGAACGGCGCGGACCCCGACTTCTCGGACGACGAGCGCGAGGACATCCTCGAAGAACTCCAGCAGTCTGCGATGGATGTCATCGAGCGCAAGGGCGCAACCCAGTGGGGGCCGGCGACGGGCGTCGCGCACATGGTCGAAGCTATCCTCCGCGACACGGGCGAGGTGCTCCCCGGCTCCGTCGTGCTCGACGGCGAGTACGGCCTCGACGACGTCGGTCTCGGCGTGCCCGTGAAACTCGGCTCGAACGGCGTCGAGGAAGTCGTGGAGTGGGACCTCACGGAGTACGAGCGCGACCAGCTCGGCGAGGCCGCGGAGAAGCTCTCCGAGCAGTACGACGAAATCGCGTAA
- a CDS encoding ferredoxin produces the protein MRVEFDRDVCIGMFQCVAEWDAFEEDTDAGKAVLRDSEEVEDGVFAREIPEDEEFDAKFAARSCPVDAIAVYDDDGEQVV, from the coding sequence ATGCGAGTCGAGTTCGACCGCGACGTCTGCATCGGGATGTTCCAGTGTGTCGCGGAGTGGGACGCCTTCGAGGAGGACACGGACGCGGGCAAAGCCGTCCTGCGGGACAGCGAAGAGGTCGAGGACGGCGTCTTCGCGCGCGAGATTCCCGAAGACGAGGAGTTCGACGCGAAGTTCGCGGCGCGCTCGTGCCCCGTCGACGCGATTGCAGTCTACGACGACGACGGCGAACAGGTCGTCTGA
- a CDS encoding universal stress protein has product MRNPQATQYHRMDILVPVDGSDCSFRALGFAAEMARRYEGRLDAVHFAEAESESTDAVLDRAERVLDAQDVDTEPEVNTDVDVEFRPSDSVGDDILSLVEERGYDHVVMGHHGAGTLERTLLGSAAETVLHADRVPATVIP; this is encoded by the coding sequence ATGCGTAACCCGCAGGCCACACAGTACCACCGCATGGACATCCTCGTCCCCGTCGACGGCTCGGACTGCAGTTTCCGCGCGCTGGGGTTCGCCGCGGAGATGGCGCGCCGCTACGAGGGACGCCTCGACGCCGTCCACTTCGCAGAAGCCGAATCCGAGAGTACGGACGCCGTCCTCGACCGCGCCGAACGCGTTCTCGACGCGCAGGACGTCGACACCGAACCCGAAGTCAACACGGACGTCGACGTGGAGTTCCGGCCGAGCGACAGCGTTGGCGACGACATCCTCTCGCTCGTCGAGGAGCGCGGCTACGACCACGTCGTGATGGGGCACCACGGCGCTGGCACGCTCGAACGCACGCTCCTCGGAAGCGCCGCCGAGACGGTGCTGCACGCCGACCGCGTGCCCGCGACGGTCATTCCCTGA